A window of the Streptomyces formicae genome harbors these coding sequences:
- a CDS encoding S9 family peptidase, producing MGGMTEITESTPDSSSEPVPGTAPASASGMPAWERRFRAPRVSLPDWAEDAPDRSLFVSNATGTYELYAWDRATGEQRQVTDRPNGTTDGVLTPDGEWIWWFSDRDGDEFGVWLRQPFGGGADEPAAPGLDASYSAGLALGRDGTAVVGRSTDEEGTTIHVARPGSDPVEIYRHRESAGVGDLSHDGTLVAVEHTEHGDAMHSALRVIRIGGASHAEGCEGGSVVAELDDTEGGTVELGLEVLGFAPVDGDTRLLVGHQRRGRWEPMLWDVATGEQTDLAIELPGDVSAEWYPDGSALLIGHSFEARSELWRFDPVIRELTRVETPVGSVSGATARPDGTVEYLWSSAAHPPKVRSTAGREVLDPPGMKAPGSVAVEDVWVDGPGGRIHALVQRPAGEGPFPTVFEIHGGPTWHDSDAFAAGPAAWVDHGYAVVRVNYRGSTGYGREWTDALKHRVGLIELEDIAAVREWAVASGLADPAKLVLAGGSWGGYLTLLGLGTQPDAWALGLAAVPVADYVTAYHDEMEALKAMDRTLLGGTPEEVPERYEASSPITYVDAVKAPVHISAGVNDPRCPIRQVENYVDRLAARDAVHEVYRYDAGHGSLVVEERIKQVRLELAFAERHLK from the coding sequence ATGGGGGGCATGACTGAGATCACCGAGTCCACGCCGGACTCCTCCTCCGAGCCCGTGCCGGGCACCGCGCCGGCGTCCGCAAGCGGCATGCCCGCCTGGGAGCGGCGCTTCCGGGCGCCGCGCGTCTCGCTCCCGGACTGGGCGGAGGACGCCCCGGACCGCTCGCTCTTCGTCTCGAACGCGACGGGGACGTACGAGCTGTATGCCTGGGATCGCGCGACCGGCGAGCAGCGCCAGGTGACCGACCGGCCGAACGGGACGACGGACGGCGTGCTCACCCCCGACGGCGAGTGGATCTGGTGGTTCTCGGACCGGGACGGGGACGAGTTCGGGGTGTGGCTGCGGCAGCCCTTCGGCGGCGGGGCCGACGAGCCCGCGGCCCCCGGGCTCGACGCCTCGTACAGCGCGGGGCTGGCGCTCGGGCGGGACGGCACGGCGGTGGTCGGCCGCTCGACGGACGAGGAGGGCACGACGATCCACGTCGCCCGGCCCGGGTCGGACCCCGTCGAGATCTACCGGCACCGGGAGTCGGCCGGCGTCGGTGATCTCTCGCACGACGGGACGCTGGTCGCCGTCGAGCACACGGAGCACGGCGACGCGATGCACTCGGCGCTGCGCGTGATCCGGATCGGGGGTGCCTCCCACGCCGAAGGCTGTGAGGGAGGGTCGGTGGTCGCGGAGCTGGACGACACCGAGGGCGGGACGGTCGAGCTGGGCCTGGAGGTGCTGGGGTTCGCGCCGGTGGACGGGGACACCCGGCTGCTGGTGGGGCACCAGCGGCGCGGGCGCTGGGAGCCGATGCTGTGGGACGTGGCGACCGGCGAGCAGACCGATCTGGCGATCGAGCTGCCGGGCGACGTGAGCGCCGAGTGGTATCCGGACGGCTCGGCCCTGCTGATCGGGCACAGCTTCGAGGCGCGCAGCGAGCTGTGGCGCTTCGACCCGGTGATACGGGAGCTGACCCGGGTGGAGACCCCGGTGGGTTCCGTCTCGGGCGCGACGGCCCGGCCGGACGGCACGGTCGAGTATCTGTGGTCCTCGGCCGCGCATCCGCCGAAGGTGCGCTCCACGGCGGGCCGGGAGGTGCTGGACCCGCCGGGGATGAAGGCGCCGGGCTCGGTGGCGGTGGAGGACGTGTGGGTGGACGGGCCCGGCGGCCGGATCCACGCGCTGGTGCAGCGGCCGGCGGGCGAGGGCCCGTTCCCGACGGTCTTCGAGATCCACGGCGGCCCGACGTGGCACGACAGCGACGCGTTCGCGGCCGGTCCCGCCGCCTGGGTCGACCACGGCTATGCGGTGGTGCGGGTGAACTACCGGGGCTCGACGGGATACGGACGGGAGTGGACGGACGCACTCAAGCACCGGGTCGGTCTGATCGAGCTGGAGGACATCGCGGCGGTCCGTGAGTGGGCCGTGGCCTCCGGACTCGCCGACCCGGCGAAGCTGGTGCTGGCGGGCGGCTCGTGGGGCGGCTATCTGACCCTGCTGGGGCTCGGCACGCAGCCGGACGCCTGGGCACTGGGGCTCGCCGCGGTGCCCGTCGCGGACTACGTGACGGCGTACCACGACGAGATGGAGGCCCTGAAGGCGATGGACCGCACGCTTCTGGGCGGCACACCGGAAGAGGTCCCCGAGCGGTACGAGGCGTCGTCGCCGATCACGTACGTCGATGCGGTGAAGGCACCGGTCCACATCTCGGCGGGGGTCAACGACCCGCGCTGTCCGATCCGCCAGGTCGAGAACTATGTGGACCGCCTCGCGGCCAGGGACGCCGTGCACGAGGTGTACCGGTACGACGCCGGGCACGGCTCGCTGGTGGTGGAGGAGCGCATCAAGCAGGTGCGGCTGGAGCTGGCCTTCGCCGAGCGGCATCTGAAGTAG